In one window of Rutidosis leptorrhynchoides isolate AG116_Rl617_1_P2 unplaced genomic scaffold, CSIRO_AGI_Rlap_v1 contig106, whole genome shotgun sequence DNA:
- the LOC139881030 gene encoding LOW QUALITY PROTEIN: probable sucrose-phosphate synthase 3 (The sequence of the model RefSeq protein was modified relative to this genomic sequence to represent the inferred CDS: inserted 2 bases in 1 codon), with the protein MAGNEWINGYLEAILDSGGAGTASIEDHKPTPVANPRETGSHFNPTKYFVEEVVSGVDETDLHRTWIKVVDTRNTRERTSRLENXCWRIWHLTRKKKQLECEEHQRVTHRRWEREQGRRDATEDMSEDLSEGEKGDSLGEMVHSVHEKKTFQRNFSNLEVWSDDKKEKKLYIVLISLHGLVRGENMELGRDSDTGGQVKYVVELARALSKMPGVYRVDLFTRQVSSPEVDWSYGEPTEMLTSGQEDDDEVGESSGAYIVRIPFGPRDKYLRKELLWPYIQEFVDGALAHILNMSKVLGEQIGGGQPVWPYVIHGHYADAGDSAAVLSGALNVPMVLTGHSLGRNKLEQLLKMGRQSKEDINSTYKIWRRIEGEELSLDAAELVITSTKQEIEEQWGLYDGFDVKLEKVLRARSRRSVNCHGRFMPRMVVIPPGMDFSNVVVQEDTPDVDGDLLSLIGGVDGGSPKALPTIWSDVMRFLTNPHEPMILALSRPDPKKNLTTLLKAFGECRLLRELANLTLIMGNRDDIEEMSGGNASVLTTVLKMIDKYDLYGQVAYPKHHKQADVPEIYRLAAKTKGVFINPALVEPFGLTLIEAAAHGLPMVATKNGGPVDIHRALNNGLLVDPHDQQEIADALLKLVSEKNLWHDCQKNGWKNIHLFSWPEHCRTYLTRVAACRMRHPQWQIDTPADDMAAEESSLNDSLKDVQDMSLRLSVDGEKTSLNESLDNTAEDQVNRILSKMKKPESQTKAAEGSKKLPENNNVPTKYPMLRRRKRLIVIAVDCYDSNGAPDNKMIQIIQNIIKAVRSDPQTARVSGFAISTAMPVAELVEFLTSAKIQVTEFDALICSSGSEMYYPGTYAEDDKKYIPDPDYASHIEYRWGCEGLKKTVWKLMNTIEGSEKASDSPLPIVEDMKSRNAHCVAYLVKDPSKVKRVDFLRQKLRMRGLRCHPMYCRNSTRIHLIPLLASRAQALRYLFVRWGLNVANMYVFVGETGDTDSEEMISGTHKTIIIKGVVGKGSEELLRATDLREDIVPSESPLITHVNGDASVDEIASALKKVSKARL; encoded by the exons ATGGCTGGAAATGAATGGATCAATGGGTATCTGGAAGCGATCTTAGACAGTGGCGGCGCTGGGACGGCCTCCATTGAAGATCATAAGCCTACTCCGGTGGCGAATCCCAGAGAGACCGGCTCTCATTTCAACCCGACCAAGTATTTCGTGGAGGAGGTGGTTTCTGGTGTCGACGAGACTGATCTTCACAGGACATGGATCAAGGTTGTCGACACACGCAACACACGTGAGCGTACCTCTAGGCTCGAGAA GTGCTGGCGGATTTGGCACCTCACCCGCAAGAAAAAACAG TTAGAATGTGAGGAACACCAAAGAGTGACTCATCGGAGATGGGAGAGGGAACAAGGACGGAGAGATGCTACGGAAGACATGTCTGAGGACTTGTCTGAAGGAGAGAAAGGAGATAGTTTGGGAGAGATGGTGCACAGTGTTCATGAGAAAAAGACATTCCAGAGAAATTTTTCCAACTTGGAAGTCTGGTCAGACGACAAAAAGGAAAAGAAGCTTTACATTGTCCTTATCAG TCTGCATGGTTTGGTACGAGGCGAAAACATGGAGCTCGGTCGAGATTCTGACACTGGTGGACAG GTCAAGTATGTCGTAGAGCTAGCTCGGGCACTTTCAAAGATGCCTGGTGTTTACAGAGTTGATCTTTTCACTCGCCAAGTTTCCTCACCAGAAGTTGATTGGAGCTACGGCGAGCCGACAGAGATGTTGACCTCGGGAcaggaagatgatgatgaagtcGGAGAGAGCAGTGGAGCCTACATTGTTAGAATCCCATTCGGCCCACGAGACAAGTACCTCAGGAAAGAACTTCTTTGGCCTTACATTCAAGAATTTGTTGATGGAGCCTTAGCTCATATCCTGAACATGTCAAAAGTCTTGGGAGAGCAAATTGGTGGTGGCCAGCCCGTTTGGCCATATGTTATTCACGGCCATTACGCCGATGCTGGGGATAGCGCAGCTGTTCTTTCAGGTGCTCTGAATGTCCCTATGGTTCTAACCGGACATTCTCTTGGGAGGAACAAGCTCGAACAGCTTCTCAAGATGGGCAGGCAGTCAAAAGAAGATATCAATTCGACGTATAAAATTTGGAGAAGGATTGAAGGAGAAGAGCTCTCCCTCGATGCTGCTGAACTTGTTATCACCAGTACCAAACAGGAGATTGAAGAGCAATGGGGCCTTTATGATGGTTTTGATGTCAAGCTAGAAAAAGTTTTACGTGCACGTTCTAGACGTAGCGTCAATTGCCATGGTCGGTTTATGCCTAGGATGGTG gTCATCCCTCCTGGAATGGACTTTAGCAATGTTGTTGTTCAGGAAGATACTCCCGATGTTGATGGAGACCTCTTATCACTTATTGGTGGTGTTGATGGAGGTTCTCCAAAAGCTCTTCCAACAATATGGTCCGAT GTCATGAGGTTCCTAACTAATCCCCACGAGCCAATGATTTTAGCCTTATCAAGGCCTGATCCCAAAAAGAATCTCACAACCCTTTTGAAAGCCTTTGGAGAGTGTCGTCTCCTTAGGGAACTTGCTAATCTT ACACTGATTATGGGAAACAGGGATGATATAGAAGAGATGTCTGGTGGTAATGCTAGTGTTCTAACAACTGTGCTGAAAATGATTGACAAGTATGACCTCTACGGCCAAGTGGCATATCCAAAGCATCACAAACAAGCAGATGTCCCTGAAATTTACCGACTTGCAGCAAAAACCAAG GGAGTCTTCATAAATCCTGCTCTTGTCGAGCCTTTCGGACTTACGTTGATTGAGGCAGCAGCACATGGACTTCCAATGGTGGCTACTAAAAATGGGGGACCAGTTGACATCCACAGG GCACTGAACAACGGATTGTTGGTGGACCCACATGATCAGCAAGAAATTGCTGATGCGCTACTTAAGTTGGTCTCGGAGAAGAATTTGTGGCATGATTGCCAGAAAAATGGTTGGAAGAACATACACCTCTTCTCATGGCCTGAGCACTGCCGTACTTACTTGACAAGGGTTGCAGCTTGTCGGATGAGGCATCCGCAGTGGCAAATCGACACGCCTGCCGATGACATGGCAGCCGAGGAGTCGTCTCTGAATGATTCACTTAAGGATGTGCAAGATATGTCGCTAAGGCTTTCTGTTGACGGAGAAAAAACTTCATTAAATGAATCTCTTGACAATACTGCTGAGGATCAAGTGAATAGAATCCTGAGCAAGATGAAGAAGCCGGAATCTCAGACCAAAGCTGCTGAAGGTTCCAAGAAACTGCCTGAGAATAATAACGTGCCGACCAAGTATCCGATGTTGAGGCGCCGGAAAAGACTAATTGTCATAGCTGTCGACTGCTATGACAGCAACGGTGCCCCTGACAATAAGATGATTCAGATCATACAAAATATAATCAAAGCTGTCCGGTCTGACCCGCAAACTGCGAGGGTCTCAGGGTTCGCGATATCAACAGCAATGCCGGTGGCTGAATTAGTTGAATTCTTGACTTCGGCGAAAATTCAAGTGACCGAGTTTGATGCTTTGATTTGTAGCAGTGGCAGTGAAATGTATTATCCAGGCACATATGCAGAAGATGATAAAAAGTATATCCCTGATCCAGACTATGCATCACATATTGAATATCGTTGGGGTTGTGAAGGTCTAAAGAAGACAGTATGGAAGTTGATGAATACAATTGAAGGCTCTGAGAAGGCCAGTGATTCTCCCTTGCCCATCGTGGAAGATATGAAATCTAGGAACGCACATTGTGTTGCATATTTAGTCAAGGATCCTAGTAAG GTAAAAAGAGTCGACTTTTTGAGGCAGAAGCTCAGGATGAGGGGTCTTCGTTGCCATCCGATGTATTGCAGGAATTCAACAAGGATTCACTTAATTCCTCTACTTGCATCTCGAGCTCAAGCTCTCAG GTATCTTTTCGTCCGTTGGGGATTGAATGTTGCGAACATGTATGTGTTCGTCGGAGAGACAGGCGATACAGACTCCGAAGAGATGATATCTGGAACCCACAAGACAATAATCATAAAAGGAGTGGTGGGTAAGGGCTCCGAGGAGTTGCTAAGGGCTACAGATCTTAGGGAAGACATTGTTCCGAGTGAGAGCCCTCTTATCACCCATGTTAATGGTGACGCCTCGGTTGATGAGATTGCCAGTGCTTTGAAGAAAGTTTCCAAAGCAAGACTCTGA